In Falco rusticolus isolate bFalRus1 chromosome 11, bFalRus1.pri, whole genome shotgun sequence, the genomic window aagcaaaaatacatgAGCTACTATAATAAGAAGCGTAAGTTCATGTACAATTTTCTGTCAATCTTGTATATCAATTCTTCTTAACACTCCTGTTAGTGATAGGACACAGGTTATCATTCCCCAcctttaattcctttaaaaacaacaacaaactaAACCAAGAACTagtggaaaaagaaactgaagggacattttgctttcctttctccttctctctctgccaCATTCCTAAATAATGCTTTAGTCCATGTGGGTTACGACTACTTGCTATGTAGTTCCTTCTAACATCTAGCAGACAAACCATATCAtgatttctgtgcattttaccATATCCTTAACCTTCACgatttaaataaaaactccGTATTAAAGTAGGAAAAGGTCTAGTTGTGTTctatttagaaacatttttgaattACTGGTAAACTGTGGAAAGAACATACAGAATTCCAGTCATTTCCTCCCTCAGATTTTCTCCTCAGTGATTCCTAATAATgttctgaatattaaaaaattagcatatttcatatttacttTGGAAAGGTTTCATCCTTATTTGCCTTTCCGCATGtcaatgactttttcttttgtccGTTTATTGCCTTGATTCAAGCTGATGTCTTCTGTTCTTCAATACTCTACTTTTCAaccattttcagattttcagcacTGCTACTCTTATATTCACATGCAAAATTGAATACAGATTAAGGAAGTCCACAAACTATCTTCACATTACCTATAATGCTTTTAAACATTGTGCTATAACAGTGTTTTTACTAGGCTTTCCTTACAATGCAGTAGTtaagagcaggaaggaaaaaaactaaaacaacaaaacccaaacaaacaaaccaacaaaccaacaaacaaacaaaaagatagaGGAAGAGGACTTTCTAAAATCTTTACTTTGAACAAAATTGTATTATATGCATCATTCTGGATTtccaaaaattacaaaacatcTTTGAAGTTAAcaatatgcattttatatatttttaaccaAAACCATATACAAAAAGACACAGATTAAAAAAGTTTAGGTTGTACGAACATTTTAACTTAAAGGAAATGTGTTAGGTTTTGCCTTGGAACCTAAAGGTATGAGACAGAACCCCGATTTCTAAAATAGCGCATTCAGATATCTGACccaaaaagaaactgaagacagacaaaaaagctgaaaacatgcCGGTGAGTTACACTATTTCTTCTCAAAACTTAACCTTATAACATTTCCTTAATAGGCTCTCAAAAGTGTGACTGGATAATAGAAGTCAtatattttatgattttgtgAATAATGGGTTTTATTAGTATTAAGTTAAAGCAAACAGCCAGAACAATACATATGCAACTTCTACTACACACAATAAAGAATGTAAATCATAacctctgcaaaacaaaaggtACTGAAAAAGCCACCACAGTGATTAAGGACTATTCCATCCCTGGTAACAGGCTGGGTTCTGCTTTCAGAGCACCGTTGTTTGcttatttaaactgaaataggGCGACATACATAATcaagtataaagaaaaaagttaatggAGTTACATGGATTCTATGAGAACAAACTCTAGGCTAGTaaggtgggggcagggggggaaggtAGTTTACCTAGTAAAAGAGATTACAAGTGGGCTCAGGTTTCCATTTTTAGTGGTCAGGGACAACAGGAGAAATTACCCAGGATTTTTGTAACAATTCATTTAATAATACACCACTTTCATGACAGAAGTGTTTTACACTTGCACAATGTTAATAACTTTATTATACATGGAAGCCTGTAATAGGCTGATTACACAATAAGACTGCAAACAACCACTGGTACTTTCCTGACACCAGAAAAGTACATAAGACTGAAACATCACCAAGAGTACATAAAAAACCATCAGCATAAACATCaccaaaattacattaaaaaactaatcaaaaaatacatttgcaaaaagTGGTTTAGAGCAGTGCCACTGCCTTTCAGCAGCTTTGAATGGCCACCAGTATTTCTAGCAGGTTTCCGTGGCTCCACAGGCATTAATCAGGATTCacatataataaataatgtaCCACAAAATATACATAAAGTAAGGCAATAATTCCAATGAAAAGTTCTGTTGATATTAACAAGCCACTCAAGTTCTACTTTTGTAGTCCATGTCATCACCAGAAGCCTTTGATGGAATTGCAGCCTTAGGCCCTCAAAGCCTGCAACGACAAGCTGCTGCAAACCCCTGCAGCTGTACAGGGCTCCAGTGACACCACAGGTGTACCTCTGGGCACAGGGGTCCATGTTAGCTGATCCTCATGCAGGACAGGGGCCTTAGTATGCACAAGTGGGTGCATATTATTTCTTATCATACATGGAAACCTTGACATAATTCTAAAACATGTGGGTGTTTACTGTTAATCATCTGATGTCATAAGACATCAGAAAGTACGTAAGAAGATACGCACTTTCTGGAAtgtaaatcttttaaaatgctaacTATTAAGTTGGGGTGAGAGAGTGAGTAGGGAAGAAAAGGTGTAaattaaggggggggggagggcagggacagggacaacAACCCAATATCAAGTCCAGAGGAACTGGGAGCACAACAAAAGGAAGGGAACCTTATACACTaaaagaacatggaaaaaaagagaaggggaagagcaagAGGACTTTGTTTGAACCACCTATAATAAATAATGTATCCCAAAAGCCTATCTGGATTATGACTGTAGTTTCAAGTTAGGGTTCTAATGACATGAACCAGACACACACGTTTTTGTTCTCACTGTCTGTGTCAACAGAATCTCTTTACGGAATTACAGTCTTACACAGGAGTTCTGGGGATATTATTGTTTATATTAAAGCTACCATTCTGGGCTCTTTGTACGGACCCAAGAATACTTGCTCCACCTGCCTGGAATGAGCATCACCTGGAAGAAcaggagtattttaaaaacaatgagaTTTAGGTAGCAAAATTCTTTCAGATCAGCCCAGATATTAAAAAACAGCAATTTGAAATGTCATAGATCCCTTCCTCAAAATGCTGAGATATATTCGTCACTATCTGTAAATTGGAAGTTCCAATACACTAGTGGTGCATAGAATTCCCATGCTTCATTACACTTTCCTGAGAGTAAAGCAATTAGAATAAACCTTAGTCCTAGgaacaaagttaattttttgcattttaaacttttgGGCTATTCCCTGACAATCTATATAATGTAAATTTGATTGCTAAACATTGTCACTTGAACAAAAACACTATTTTAATCTATTGatttttgattaaaaaccataataaacaaatctaaaaaaaacaaaaaatcacactaacaaaataaaactaagtaTGAAAAGTTGCATTGAAAGGGCATGTTACATTATTCTTAACAGGACCATGTAGAAACATTCCAATGGCAGTgttgtcaaaacaaaacaaaattacattaagAAGACCCCACAGCCTGGTCACAGTCAGGACCTTACCTGTAACTCTGGCTGGTTGGGGTTTTTACTCGTGTACTACATGGCTCACTTACATCAGACATCATATTTGTATACCCTGAGAAATCTGACACTGAAGTCCTTACTCTATGGTCCACTTCTCCATTAGAGTTAGTGACAAAAGTCATTGGCACCCTGCTGCCCGACTTAAACTGAGAACCAAACGCTTGTGCAAAGTTCTCGATCTGGTAGGTTGCTCTAGGCTCTATGTCCTTCTGAGGATCTATCTGGCTAGCTAACTCCTGAGACGGGATCTGAAAGCTTGTTGAGGATTCTaagtttttctgttccttctggCCAGTCAGTTTCTGAGATGTTGACTGGTAGTTGGATGAAGTCTCCAAGTTTTTCTGCGGGTCAATGAGATCATCCAGCTCTTGAGAAGGAGTCAACTGTTGATGCGTAGCCTCCAAAGCAGACAAATAAAAGCCTGGTTGAGATCCAAGCAACATCCCAAACGGAGGTTTTGGCAACGCAGTTGGCAATACTGAGGTAACAGATTGGCTGAAGCCACACTCAAGTGGAGATGTAGTGTATATCTGTTTGTCTTGGAACAGAGTGTGGTTATGCAGACTTGAAGACAAGCTAACAAATTGAAAACTGGgtccaaaagcaaaaccagtacTATTGGTTGTTCTTTCAAAAGCTTGTTGGAGGTATTTGGAGTATTCTTGCAACATGCTTGCCTTATCGTTTGAAACTGTTTGAGAGTTAGGGCTCAAGTTTTCTTCCTGAACCATCTCTGAATGTTCACCTGAGGTGTGCAAGTCCACACGCTGTTCAGTTATACTGAAAGGATCTTCTTTCTGGCCTTCCGATTTGTGAGAGTACTGGTCCAAAAGGCTCTGTAAAACTTCATCAGGAATACCAGACTTGTCGTGGCAAGACTTTATTTCACTATTTAAAGATGCTGAATCAATAAGAGACAATGGAGCTTCGTTATCCATAACACTAATACCTGCAGACTGGATGACGGACTGCTGGGAAGTCATGTGTCCGACATTAACTGAAAAGGCACTGTTACTGCTTGCAGTTTGCAagtatcttcttttctttgaaaactgcatGGCATCATCGTAATTGCTACTTATTTGACCTGTTTTACCACCTGTACTTTGGAGAAGGCCAATGGTTTCTACACCGGTGTTGGCTACTAGGCCTAGCGAGCCACTCTGTTTCCCAGACAGTGGTTTTTGCCCCAGAATATCTGGCAGCGGTGATATAAAATTAAGGTAACTTTTGTCTGCCtgtttcctgcttccttttttcaagACCAATTTTGGCacctttttctgaagttcttctACACCCGTGCCAACTAGACCACTGCTGGAAGACACGATAGGAATATCAACTGCATAATTTGGTATGGCCACATTACTCGTAACTTGAGATTCAGTTACTTTGCTGCTACACTtacttcctttgttttcagtggacgtactttttgttttgctttttctccttgagGAACTTGTATTTCCCTGAGACAATGCAGCCAAGCTACCCATGTTATTTGACAATCCGGGCTCCATCCCAGCCCCTGCTTTACCTATGGCTTCACCACACGTTCTTCTGTGCTTCAACAGTCTATCAGTCCTCGAAAAATACTGCTGACAAGTGTCACATTTGTATGGCTTTTCTCCGCTATGTGTCCTCTTGTGTCTCTCCATGTGGTACTTCTGGATGAACTTCATGCTGCACTGGTCACACCCAAAGGGCTTCTCCCGACTGTGGATCTTCTCGTGCCTCTGCAGCAAGTACTTCTGGATGAAGCCCATGCTGCACTGGCTGCACTGGAAAGGCCTCTCCCCCGTGTGGATGAGCACGTGTCTGCGCAAGTGGTAGGAGCTCCTGAAGGCAGCGCTGCAGTGCTCGCAGACATGAGGCTTCTGGTTGGGGGACGCGATGGCACCTTCCACATCTCCCACCAGGGGGGGTTTGGACGAAGCGCTTGGCTTCCGCTTGGCTTTGATTCCCTGAGTTTCTGGCTTTGGCCTCTTCACCTTCTTGACCTGGGCATCGTGCTTTGGCTCGCCCGAGCTCCCGGGGGCGCCCTCGCCCCTGCCGCTCAGGAGCAGGTCCCGGTGGGGATGCTGGTGCAGGTggtggagaaggctgaggtcCTGGATCACGCTCTGGCCGCCCccctcgccgccgccgctgcccagCCCGGGGGGGCGctcctcccccgcccccccgaaGAGCCCCCcgtagtggtggtggtggtggtgcggCGGCTGCTCCTCCTCGTCCTGCTCACTGGGCTTCTCCTGCTTGATGCTCACCAAGGACTGCAGGAAGCCCCAGGGGCTCCGCTGCGCGGGGGCGGGCGCCGAGGGGAAAGCCCCCACCGGCTCCTTCTTGAAAGTCATGTCCTGAGGGGGCGGAGGCGCCGGGGGCTCGGCCGCCGCCGTGGAGGAAGCGACGGCGGAGCCCGGAGGTAACACGCACTGCGGGGGATGCTGGGCCgccggcgggggcgcggccgcCCGGGTGAAGCTGGTGACCGGGGGCAGGCGGTGGTTGAACATAACCATCCCGGGGGGGAAGGTGGGCTCCATAGCCGCCGCCCTCTTGCCGCCGCCGAGGAACCCGCCGCCGAGTTTCATCCCCCGGGAAGGCGGGCCGGGAAGGAGGCACGGCCCAGAGGGGCTGCGGgacccgccgcccgcccgccgaACACCGCTGCCGCCTCGCTGGCGGCGCCCGCTCAGTGGCTGGCTCCCGCGGCGGCCCGGCAGCCACCACCCGGGCGCATCGCCGCCACCCCCACCCGCGCCGAcgggcggcccccggcccgggctgcACTTAcggctcccgccgccgcctccaGTTAAAAATAACGCCGCGTCCGCTCCACAATGGAATtagcagcccctgtgccccgCACCGCACATGCGCGGCGCGCGGCACGCTGGGTACGGCCCCGGGCCGGCCACCAGCCCCCGGAGCGCGCAGGCGCCACgggcccccgcccgccgccgcgcccgcctGGAAGGCGGTGCCATGTCGGGGGGCCCGGGCCGAagcgccgcccgccgcctccgcccGGGGGCGCGGGCCCGCACTGCCCCGGGGCGCGGGAGCCCCGCGCGGCGCCCAGCGGCGGCctcggcggggcgggcggccgtGCCCAGCACGCCGGCGGCGGGCGCCGCGCTGCCGGGCGGGGCAGCGGCCACATCCCCCTCCTGCCGTCGAGGGGCGCGGCCGCGCGGGAGGGGCCGGGCAGCGGGTAACGCCAGACACAGCCCCTGGCGGGCGGCGCCCCCGCCCCTGCGGGAGAGGCTGGGCTCCGGGCGCGTCGGCAGGTGCAGCCTGGCGGCTGCGGGCCCGACGAGCGCGCGTACCAAGCGCCCGGCACAGGCGGCTGCGTGCCCGGCGGCCCCGCTTCCCCGGCCGGGCGGGTGGCCCCGGCCGCTCGGAGCTCGGAACGACGGCGGCACTTGGGAGCGAAGGGCGCTGCTGCCGGCAGTGGGCACCGCCACCCGGACGGGCCGTTCGCGTTTCACCCGGCGCGTTGCGCCCCCGCTGCCGCGGCGAGGGCTCCGGCCCTGCCCCCTGCAGCGAAACCCCAGCCGCCCCCACCGTGGGGCGGCCTTTCCCACGGTGTGTCAGTAGGGCACGGCCCCGGGCTGTGATGAACCCTGGGCGGAACGCCGCACCATTTCTAACCGCTGACTGCGAGAGCCTTTTCGATCCCTGGTGGGGTTTACTGCCGCATTCCAGGTTCTGTTGTAAAGTGCTGAGGTACCTTGGCTTAAAAACCTGGGATTGAACATATAACACTCGTTTTCATCATTAACATTATGGCAGTAATGGAGGTGTATAAATGCCTTCTGATTTTTATCAAGCTCAGCCTGCAGCGATCTGGTGCTTTCCATAGGCCTGAGTACTGCCAGGCCTTGGGTCAGACTTTAAAACCTTGAAAATGTCCAGTTGAtgtaaaaaaatggaagttagTGCAATTTCTATACCCAACAAAATTCTGCAGTCAAGTAAGTACAGCTTGTTccttttataatttaaatagttttctttaaagagcaTGTAAACtaacagttcattttaaattgtgaaTTAAATTATGAAAGTTTAGGACTGTTGGGTTTAGCTAAGTGTTAAAAGAAAGACCAGGCATtcaaaaaacttaaaagcagcagtaaaatattAGTCAATACCTATGAGAAATGAGTCTGTCCCTTTTTTCAGGGTGTCTGTGTTTAATGGTAAGCTGGGATGCATATAAGCTAGCCCAAGCATGAAGGGCAGTAGGACACTCATATGGAAAGCCAACTTTGTCCCTCAGTTATCAAGATAAGAAACCTGTCATTTCTCTCATTCACTCTGTCAGCCTTGAGATACTCCAAGCAGACTTACCTCTGTGTTGTACACCCCATATATCAGGAAGATGAAGAGAccctgtaaaataaaatggagggaaaaagcTGTTAACTCTAATCA contains:
- the ZNF281 gene encoding zinc finger protein 281, coding for MKLGGGFLGGGKRAAAMEPTFPPGMVMFNHRLPPVTSFTRAAAPPPAAQHPPQCVLPPGSAVASSTAAAEPPAPPPPQDMTFKKEPVGAFPSAPAPAQRSPWGFLQSLVSIKQEKPSEQDEEEQPPHHHHHHYGGLFGGAGEERPPGLGSGGGEGGGQSVIQDLSLLHHLHQHPHRDLLLSGRGEGAPGSSGEPKHDAQVKKVKRPKPETQGIKAKRKPSASSKPPLVGDVEGAIASPNQKPHVCEHCSAAFRSSYHLRRHVLIHTGERPFQCSQCSMGFIQKYLLQRHEKIHSREKPFGCDQCSMKFIQKYHMERHKRTHSGEKPYKCDTCQQYFSRTDRLLKHRRTCGEAIGKAGAGMEPGLSNNMGSLAALSQGNTSSSRRKSKTKSTSTENKGSKCSSKVTESQVTSNVAIPNYAVDIPIVSSSSGLVGTGVEELQKKVPKLVLKKGSRKQADKSYLNFISPLPDILGQKPLSGKQSGSLGLVANTGVETIGLLQSTGGKTGQISSNYDDAMQFSKKRRYLQTASSNSAFSVNVGHMTSQQSVIQSAGISVMDNEAPLSLIDSASLNSEIKSCHDKSGIPDEVLQSLLDQYSHKSEGQKEDPFSITEQRVDLHTSGEHSEMVQEENLSPNSQTVSNDKASMLQEYSKYLQQAFERTTNSTGFAFGPSFQFVSLSSSLHNHTLFQDKQIYTTSPLECGFSQSVTSVLPTALPKPPFGMLLGSQPGFYLSALEATHQQLTPSQELDDLIDPQKNLETSSNYQSTSQKLTGQKEQKNLESSTSFQIPSQELASQIDPQKDIEPRATYQIENFAQAFGSQFKSGSRVPMTFVTNSNGEVDHRVRTSVSDFSGYTNMMSDVSEPCSTRVKTPTSQSYR